One Defluviitoga tunisiensis genomic window carries:
- a CDS encoding putative ABC transporter permease subunit, translating to MKVKKLISLISIELDQHFNITKRRHTVKKNKGELASLIAMIASISILIVVYFLFYINILKTNLALYTEMNLQQLFLNNFIMMSGLFGFFLGAFVLIGEFFSNKDLKVLITLPLEPHETIFGKLFIVLFDQMIISLLILLPALIYYGIYTKQTTVYYIISIIVFLLSQVFPVMTVLLYTLIISKLLKRFKRRELLLYLSTALFMIIVAVLLFFSGNTFSINIENSQELPDITINPEGILSRLAWIYPPAFFATKALSTIGVNQLIWLLMFLGFHMLLFVLTYFLGNRFYYSFYSILSEQVSSKKTGANFEEETWFSKASNPEKALLKREWYYFLKTPAFSVNGFANVLVFPIMIIIFAIIFSKIGVPEEIFEQILSYNIFIVGMISVLSSSLNGLSYSCFSREGHLLKELKMLPIEIEQILKAKIIHIYQISSIGFLSGLIIGTIFFKLNFFEFLGTVLFSIMVNIFLNLIQMLIDVSNPYLDWDNPQKAMKENVNGLFATLIIFGFLGVFGFLIYKLVPIVNSYVLLASLSLLFLILNFLIWRLLKSQLPTAPRGGGL from the coding sequence AAAAGTTGATTTCTCTTATCTCGATTGAACTTGATCAACATTTTAACATAACTAAAAGAAGGCATACTGTTAAAAAAAATAAAGGTGAGTTGGCATCTCTCATAGCTATGATTGCTAGTATATCTATATTGATTGTAGTTTATTTCTTATTTTATATCAATATACTTAAGACTAATTTAGCGCTATACACAGAAATGAATCTTCAACAGTTATTTCTTAACAATTTTATTATGATGTCTGGCCTTTTTGGATTTTTCCTAGGGGCTTTTGTGTTAATTGGTGAATTTTTCTCAAACAAAGATTTGAAGGTTTTAATAACCTTACCACTAGAACCACATGAAACAATTTTTGGAAAGCTTTTTATCGTTTTATTCGATCAAATGATTATTTCTTTACTAATATTATTACCTGCATTAATATATTATGGTATATACACAAAACAAACTACAGTTTATTATATAATATCAATTATTGTCTTTCTCTTATCACAAGTTTTTCCTGTGATGACGGTTCTTTTGTATACTTTAATTATTTCAAAACTCTTGAAAAGATTTAAACGAAGAGAACTCCTGCTATATTTATCTACGGCACTTTTTATGATTATTGTTGCTGTTTTATTGTTCTTTTCAGGAAACACATTTTCTATAAATATTGAAAATAGTCAAGAACTCCCAGATATTACCATTAACCCTGAGGGTATCCTTTCAAGATTAGCTTGGATTTATCCGCCTGCGTTCTTTGCTACAAAGGCTTTGAGCACTATTGGAGTCAATCAATTGATTTGGTTATTAATGTTTTTAGGTTTTCATATGCTATTGTTTGTATTAACTTACTTTTTAGGAAACAGATTCTATTATTCATTCTATTCAATCTTATCGGAACAAGTATCTTCAAAGAAAACAGGAGCTAACTTTGAAGAAGAAACATGGTTTAGCAAAGCCTCTAATCCAGAAAAAGCCCTTTTAAAAAGAGAATGGTATTATTTTTTGAAAACTCCAGCATTTTCAGTTAATGGCTTTGCCAATGTTTTAGTCTTTCCCATAATGATAATAATCTTTGCGATAATATTCAGTAAAATTGGTGTACCTGAAGAAATATTTGAACAAATCTTGAGTTATAATATATTTATTGTTGGAATGATTTCTGTTTTGTCTTCTTCTCTTAATGGTCTATCTTATTCTTGTTTTTCACGAGAGGGACATCTTTTAAAAGAGCTTAAGATGCTCCCCATAGAAATCGAACAGATACTAAAGGCTAAAATTATTCATATCTATCAAATAAGCTCAATTGGTTTTTTATCTGGATTAATCATTGGTACAATATTCTTTAAACTTAATTTCTTTGAATTTTTGGGAACTGTCTTATTTTCCATAATGGTTAATATCTTTCTAAATCTAATACAAATGTTGATTGATGTATCAAACCCTTATTTAGACTGGGATAACCCACAAAAAGCCATGAAAGAAAACGTAAACGGATTATTTGCAACATTAATAATCTTCGGATTTTTAGGTGTTTTTGGATTTTTGATTTACAAATTAGTACCTATAGTTAATTCATATGTTCTTTTAGCTTCTTTATCTCTTTTGTTTTTAATTCTCAATTTTTTAATATGGAGATTACTAAAAAGTCAATTACCCACCGCCCCTAGAGGCGGGGGCTTGTAG